Proteins found in one Kluyveromyces marxianus DMKU3-1042 DNA, complete genome, chromosome 2 genomic segment:
- a CDS encoding GAG-pre-integrase domain-containing protein, whose product MTFQQELIHVFLVKINHKCFYLENVRDIMPNSGTTVALVPNKNLLYNIKDDSNIKLLAAGQNEITVEGEGILKLKLNENISIEMKAMVVPSIKMIIIPLKSVYKNHRHVSDNVDSIISKNGEIITSIFEKEELWWILGNHIQLPTKEHKVYQTTKSKKYKVTLRDLHRRLGHTNVRCVRETVKRGGIEDFSMSDVNWEGIDDFQCESCMKGKASRHARMR is encoded by the coding sequence ATGACGTTTCAGCAGGAATTGATTCATGTTTTCTTAGTCAAGATTAATCATAAATGTTTCTATCTAGAGAATGTCAGAGATATCATGCCAAATTCCGGAACAACCGTAGCGTTGGTCCCTAACAAAAATTTGCTATACAATATCAAAGATGATTCCAACATTAAATTGCTTGCAGCAGgacaaaatgaaattacagttgaaggagaaggaatCCTAAAACTtaaattgaatgaaaacatttcAATAGAAATGAAAGCGATGGTGGTACCATCAATCAAGATGATTATCATACCACTAAAATCTGTATACAAAAATCACCGACATGTTAGCGATAATGTTGATAgtataatatcaaaaaacGGTGAAATTATAACATCCATCTTTGAGAAAGAGGAGTTATGGTGGATTTTAGGTAATCACATTCAATTACCAACTAAAGAACACAAAGTCTATCAAACAACGAAATCCAAGAAATATAAGGTAACTTTGAGAGATTTACACCGGCGTCTAGGACATACAAATGTCAGATGTGTTAGAGAAACAGTTAAAAGAGGCGGAATTGAAGATTTTTCAATGTCCGATGTTAACTGGGAAGGGATTGACGACTTCCAATGCGAATCATGCATGAAAGGCAAAGCCTCAAGGCATGCACGCATGAGATAA